In Idiomarina sp. PL1-037, a single genomic region encodes these proteins:
- a CDS encoding ZIP family metal transporter has translation MNVYIMLIIAWGAGLMAVFGGFLAHVEGKANTTVKKELVHGVTAFGGGILLAAVAFALVPEGMKELNAWQLTGLFAAGGVTFCFVDAWLQKHEGNVSQFMAMILDFVPEAVSLGAVFTVNPKVGILLAIFIAAQNFPEGFNAYRELKSAKLATKTALIGLLGVSFFGPLSAIMGYCWLSNAPQVTAMIMSFSAGGILYLVFQDIAPQAKMERHWMPTLGAVLGFIIGMLSKQLLGQ, from the coding sequence ATGAACGTTTATATTATGCTGATCATTGCCTGGGGAGCTGGCTTAATGGCGGTTTTCGGTGGCTTTTTAGCGCACGTTGAAGGCAAAGCCAATACGACAGTTAAGAAAGAACTCGTACACGGCGTTACGGCATTTGGTGGTGGTATTTTACTGGCCGCTGTGGCTTTTGCATTAGTGCCAGAGGGTATGAAAGAGCTGAATGCCTGGCAATTGACAGGGTTATTTGCCGCTGGCGGCGTTACTTTTTGCTTTGTTGATGCTTGGTTGCAAAAGCATGAGGGCAATGTCTCACAATTTATGGCAATGATACTCGACTTTGTGCCAGAGGCTGTTTCTTTGGGGGCGGTATTTACGGTTAACCCAAAAGTGGGCATTTTGCTGGCTATTTTCATTGCCGCGCAAAATTTTCCGGAAGGCTTTAATGCCTATCGTGAACTAAAATCCGCAAAATTAGCCACTAAAACCGCTTTAATCGGGCTTTTAGGTGTTTCCTTTTTCGGTCCCCTGTCCGCGATAATGGGTTATTGTTGGTTAAGCAATGCACCACAGGTTACGGCGATGATCATGAGTTTTTCCGCTGGTGGTATTCTTTATCTGGTATTTCAGGACATAGCACCACAGGCAAAAATGGAACGGCATTGGATGCCGACTCTCGGAGCCGTATTAGGCTTTATTATTGGCATGCTGAGTAAGCAGTTGTTGGGTCAGTGA